Proteins from a genomic interval of Pseudophryne corroboree isolate aPseCor3 chromosome 4, aPseCor3.hap2, whole genome shotgun sequence:
- the LOC134910961 gene encoding paraneoplastic antigen Ma1 homolog: MPQYTRSEVFDWCIRKGVTPERSFVLMGDLTDTTDGTIMTEMLFLFGVKQPRIADKQFRESGEMCAVLITTSRDLESELLPTVVAVRSNPERRWIIIWPEKDGSERAAEPLIVGDMSNPASGDPSATVGEGSQTQGIEEKLGNQLEVIADKVVHQLERWHYEGSYRRLRLFSGIIPVPTGEEPYEAWREAAIQQSEEWHCPDHIKKQRIVESLRGPAMGIIQATRKSNPGAAVADYFQALEYTYGTLEDVGDLVARFHHTYQETGEKLSQYVYRLDKLIHKIIDKGGLAPAEVDSSRLKQVIRGALTTDPVAQRLRCTTLLLGSPTLNDLIKEITQEEALIANREKTHTKSVKMVVPSPEAQGSTEDKLVTLVVEQNKKIDQLILALNKRVEPSSITSSNSNRGFNSGRGNFRRGGNFINRGCFRCGQLGHRAMDCSIDWGMNDVGTNVQSNTSLYQGNDGGRLAGPSPSPRN; encoded by the coding sequence ATGCCACAATATACCAGGAGTGAAGTTTTTGACTGGTGTATAAGGAagggagtaactcctgaaaggaGTTTTGTATTGATGGGGGATCTCACAGACACCACTGATGGTACAATTATGACAGAGATGTTGTTTCTGTTTGGGGTGAAGCAACCAAGGATTGCTGATAAACAATTCAGGGAAAGTGGAGAAATGTGTGCTGTATTAATAACTACCAGTCGTGATTTAGAGTCTGAGTTGCTTCCTACagtggtggctgtgagatctaacccAGAACGCCGGTGGATAATTATATGGCCTGAAAAGGATGGAAGTGAAAGGGCTGCTGAACCATTAATTGTGGGTGACATGTCTAATCCGGCTAGTGGAGATCCCTCCGCGACTGTGGGAGAGGGTAGTCAAACACAGGGCATTGAAGAAAAATTAGGCAACCAGTTAGAGGTCATAGCTGATAAGGTAGTACATCAATTGGAAAGGTGGCACTATGAGGGTAGTTACAGGCGATTGAGACTTTTTTCAGGAATAATTCCTGTGCCTACTGGTGAGGAACCttatgaggcctggagggaggcagCTATACAGCAGTCTGAGGAGTGGCATTGCCCCGATCATATAAAGAAACAAAGGATAGTAGAGAGTTTACGGGGACCCGCTATGGGAATTATTCAAGCTACTAGAAAAAGTAATCCTGGGGCTGCTGTGGCTGACTACTTTCAGGCCTTAGAATACACATATGGGACATTGGAGGACGTAGGTGATTTGGTTGCAAGATTCCATCATACGTATCAAGAGACAGGAGAAAAGTTATCACAGTATGTGTATAGACTCGATAAACTAATTCATAAAATTATAGATAAAGGAGGGTTAGCTCCCGCGGAAGTGGATAGTAGCCGATTGAAACAAGTAATTAGGGGAGCATTAACAACTGACCCTGTAGCACAGCGGTTGCGTTGTACCactttattattaggaagtccCACCCTTAATGATCTAATTAAGGAAATCACACAGGAAGAAGCCTTAATAGCTAATAGGGAAAAGACTCATACCAAATCTGTCAAAATGGTGGTACCCTCCCCTGAGGCCCAAGGGTCAACAGAAGATAAGTTAGTTACCCTGGTAGtggaacaaaataagaaaatagacCAGCTTATTCTGGCACTAAATAAAAGAGTGGAACCCTCCAGCATTACTTCCAGTAATTCCAATAGGGGTTTTAACAGTGGTAGGGGAAATTTTAGGAGAGGTGGAAATTTTATAAACAGAGGGTGTTTCCGCTGTGGACAATTAGGACATAGGGCAATGGACTGTTCTATAGACTGGGGAATGAATGACGTGGGAACTAATGTTCAGTCAAATACTTCTCTTTATCAGGGAAACGATGGAGGGAGATTGGCGGGCCCCTCGCCATCTCCCAGAAATTAG